In one Achromobacter spanius genomic region, the following are encoded:
- a CDS encoding acetyl-CoA C-acetyltransferase: MAFKPVYVVDGARTPFLKARTGPGPFSAGDLAVQAGRALLLRQPYAPTDLDEVIVGCAAPSPDEVNIGRVIALRLGCGNQVPGWTVMRNCASGMQALDSAIANIQSGRSQLVLAGGTDALSRAPLLFSDDMVRWLSGWYAARGVGAKLAALRGFKLKNLAPVIGLLKGLTDPVVGLSMGQTAENVATRFGIDRAAMDAYAASSHQRVLAARAAGALDEITPLIDAQGKLYPDDDGVREDSTPDRLARLKPVFDKPWGNITAGNSSQVTDGAAMLVLASEEAVAKWNLRPIGRIVDSQWAGLDPAQMGLGPVHAATPILQRHGLGLNDLDLWEINEAFAAQVLGCLAAWRDEAYCQEHFGTPAWGSLDPARLNVDGGAIAIGHPVGASGARIVLHLLDALKRRGAKRGMAAICIGGGQGGAMLVETLDEDRP; encoded by the coding sequence ATGGCATTCAAACCGGTTTACGTCGTTGACGGCGCCCGCACACCCTTCCTGAAAGCCCGCACCGGGCCAGGTCCCTTTTCAGCGGGCGACCTGGCGGTGCAGGCCGGCCGCGCCCTGTTGCTGCGCCAGCCCTATGCCCCCACCGATCTGGACGAAGTCATCGTGGGCTGCGCCGCGCCCTCGCCCGATGAAGTCAACATCGGCCGCGTGATTGCATTGCGCCTGGGCTGCGGCAACCAAGTGCCCGGCTGGACGGTCATGCGCAATTGCGCATCCGGCATGCAGGCGCTGGATTCCGCCATTGCCAACATCCAGAGCGGCCGTTCGCAACTGGTGCTGGCGGGCGGCACGGATGCGTTGTCGCGCGCACCGCTGTTGTTTTCGGACGATATGGTGCGCTGGCTGTCCGGCTGGTATGCGGCGCGCGGCGTGGGCGCCAAGCTGGCGGCCTTGCGCGGCTTCAAACTGAAAAACCTGGCGCCGGTCATCGGCCTGCTCAAGGGCCTGACGGACCCGGTGGTGGGCCTGTCAATGGGCCAGACCGCGGAAAACGTGGCCACCCGTTTCGGCATCGACCGCGCCGCCATGGACGCTTACGCGGCCAGCAGCCACCAGCGCGTGCTGGCCGCGCGTGCCGCGGGCGCGCTGGACGAAATCACCCCGCTGATCGATGCACAAGGCAAGCTGTATCCCGACGACGACGGCGTGCGCGAAGACTCCACGCCCGACAGGCTGGCCAGGCTCAAACCCGTGTTCGACAAGCCCTGGGGCAACATCACGGCGGGCAACAGTTCGCAGGTGACCGACGGCGCGGCCATGCTGGTGCTGGCTTCCGAAGAGGCCGTGGCCAAATGGAACCTGCGCCCCATCGGCCGCATTGTCGACAGCCAATGGGCCGGCCTGGACCCCGCGCAAATGGGGCTGGGCCCCGTGCATGCCGCCACCCCCATCCTGCAACGCCACGGCCTGGGCTTGAACGACCTGGACTTGTGGGAAATCAACGAAGCGTTTGCCGCGCAGGTGCTGGGCTGCCTGGCCGCGTGGCGCGACGAGGCCTATTGCCAGGAACATTTCGGGACGCCGGCATGGGGCTCGCTGGACCCCGCCAGGCTCAACGTGGACGGCGGCGCCATCGCCATCGGGCACCCGGTGGGCGCATCCGGTGCGCGCATCGTGCTGCACCTGCTTGACGCGCTGAAGCGCCGAGGCGCCAAGCGCGGCATGGCGGCCATCTGCATCGGTGGCGGCCAAGGCGGCGCGATGCTGGTTGAAACCCTGGACGAGGACCGCCCATGA
- a CDS encoding 3-hydroxyacyl-CoA dehydrogenase NAD-binding domain-containing protein yields the protein MTTLDTLSHWRLDRDTDGLAWLTFDRAGSAVNALSADTMAELAVVLDALDAAPPKGLIIQSGKATGFIVGADVNEFADLNTPEQARGLVARGWNLFNRLAAVRYPTLALIQGHCLGGGLELALACRYRLVADQPGTSLALPEVMLGIFPGWGGMLRLPQVIGAPAALDMMLTGRGADARRAAALGLADARVPKRLLQAAARQTVLSKKPPRRARGLGGWLNHWPFKSLVANRARKQIADKDPLGHYPAAPAIVTLWEKHGGNALQAPELIDRIISSDTARNLLRVFRLQERLKANGKQPGVAPARHVHVVGAGTMGGDIAAWCALKGMTVTLQDQDMARIAPAIKRAAALYTRRLKDTRLARAALDRLIPDPAGGGVPRADIIIEAISEQADAKRALYASLEPHMKADALLATNTSSLSLETLRTGLERPERLVGIHFFNPVAKMPLVEVVHADDDKHAMSDATARACAFVGQIDKLALPVKSAPGFLVNAVLAPYMLQAMRSVDEGLAPETVDAAMVAFGMPMGPLELADTVGLDIARATGETLADGAEPPRCLADRLARGDLGKKSGQGFYTWRDGKPVKAAKGKTARGKANDEPAAAPDGLAQRLIQPLVDATRQRVEDGVVADADLADAGVIFGTGFAPFTGGPLHYQGSNAWHRSRTAHAD from the coding sequence ATGACGACCCTGGACACGCTTTCCCACTGGCGCCTGGACCGCGACACCGACGGCCTGGCATGGCTGACCTTCGACCGCGCCGGCAGCGCCGTGAATGCGTTGTCGGCCGACACCATGGCCGAACTGGCCGTGGTGCTGGACGCGTTGGATGCCGCCCCGCCCAAGGGGCTGATCATCCAGTCCGGCAAGGCCACGGGCTTTATCGTGGGCGCCGACGTCAACGAATTCGCCGATCTGAACACACCGGAACAAGCGCGCGGGCTGGTGGCGCGAGGCTGGAACCTGTTCAACCGCCTGGCCGCTGTGCGCTATCCCACGCTGGCCCTGATCCAGGGGCATTGCCTGGGCGGCGGCCTGGAGCTGGCGCTGGCTTGCCGCTACCGGCTGGTGGCCGACCAGCCCGGCACCTCGCTGGCGCTGCCGGAAGTCATGCTGGGCATCTTCCCGGGCTGGGGCGGCATGCTGCGCCTGCCGCAAGTCATCGGCGCGCCCGCCGCGTTGGACATGATGTTGACCGGACGTGGCGCGGATGCCCGTCGCGCCGCCGCGCTGGGCCTGGCCGACGCGCGCGTGCCGAAGCGCTTGCTGCAGGCCGCCGCGCGCCAGACCGTGCTGTCGAAAAAGCCGCCACGCCGTGCGCGCGGCTTGGGCGGCTGGCTGAACCACTGGCCGTTCAAATCCCTGGTCGCCAACCGCGCGCGCAAGCAGATCGCTGACAAGGACCCGCTGGGGCACTACCCCGCCGCGCCCGCCATCGTCACACTATGGGAAAAGCATGGCGGCAACGCCTTGCAGGCCCCAGAGCTGATCGACCGCATCATTTCGTCAGACACCGCGCGCAACCTGCTGCGTGTGTTCCGCCTTCAAGAACGGCTGAAGGCCAACGGCAAGCAGCCCGGCGTGGCGCCCGCGCGCCATGTGCACGTGGTGGGCGCGGGCACGATGGGCGGCGACATCGCGGCGTGGTGCGCGCTCAAGGGCATGACGGTGACCCTGCAAGACCAGGACATGGCGCGCATCGCGCCCGCCATCAAGCGCGCTGCCGCGCTGTACACGCGCCGCTTGAAAGACACCCGCCTGGCGCGCGCCGCGCTGGATCGCCTGATTCCCGACCCCGCGGGCGGTGGCGTGCCGCGCGCCGACATCATCATCGAAGCCATCAGCGAACAGGCCGACGCCAAACGCGCGCTGTATGCCTCGCTGGAACCTCACATGAAGGCCGATGCGCTGCTGGCCACCAACACGTCCAGCCTGTCGTTGGAAACCTTGCGCACCGGGCTGGAGCGTCCCGAGCGGCTGGTGGGCATCCACTTCTTCAACCCGGTGGCAAAGATGCCGCTGGTGGAAGTGGTGCACGCAGACGACGACAAGCATGCAATGAGCGACGCCACCGCGCGCGCCTGCGCCTTCGTAGGCCAGATCGACAAGTTGGCGCTTCCTGTCAAGAGCGCGCCGGGATTCCTCGTGAACGCCGTGCTGGCGCCCTATATGCTGCAAGCCATGCGCAGCGTGGATGAAGGCCTGGCGCCGGAAACCGTCGACGCCGCCATGGTGGCCTTCGGCATGCCGATGGGGCCGCTGGAACTGGCCGACACCGTGGGGCTGGATATCGCCCGCGCGACGGGCGAAACCCTGGCGGACGGCGCCGAGCCGCCCCGCTGCCTGGCAGATCGATTGGCGCGCGGCGACCTTGGCAAGAAAAGCGGCCAGGGCTTCTACACCTGGCGCGACGGCAAGCCGGTTAAAGCAGCGAAGGGAAAGACCGCCCGGGGCAAGGCCAACGACGAGCCCGCCGCCGCCCCCGATGGCCTGGCGCAGCGCCTGATCCAACCCTTGGTGGACGCCACCCGGCAGCGCGTGGAAGACGGCGTGGTTGCCGATGCCGACCTGGCCGATGCCGGCGTCATTTTTGGAACGGGGTTCGCGCCATTCACGGGCGGACCCTTGCATTACCAGGGCAGCAATGCCTGGCACCGCAGTAGAACGGCTCATGCCGATTAG